In the Hyphomonadaceae bacterium BL14 genome, one interval contains:
- a CDS encoding GntR family transcriptional regulator, which translates to MKASAPLYQQVKRHVLDLIASGALKPGERAPSEPELVRALGVARMTANRALNELRDEGIITRRAGSGSYVAPPRAAGALLALRDIAEELAGGNAPHSMQVLSHATISASARAASLFAADPGLKLLRVVIRHLRGEEPLLIEDRLIDPALAKGAAEADFARTTTYAFLTRAAPLQDIEHTVRAINAGPVLARQLSLPPGAACLEIRRRTWSAGRVASAARLTYAGERYELTGHPARPSEGDLP; encoded by the coding sequence ATGAAAGCCTCCGCCCCGCTCTATCAGCAGGTCAAGCGGCACGTGCTCGACCTCATCGCCTCGGGCGCGCTCAAACCGGGTGAACGCGCGCCGTCCGAGCCCGAACTGGTGCGGGCGCTGGGTGTAGCGCGCATGACGGCCAACCGGGCGCTGAACGAGCTGCGCGACGAGGGGATCATCACCCGGCGCGCCGGATCGGGCAGCTATGTGGCCCCGCCGCGCGCCGCGGGTGCCCTGCTGGCCCTGCGCGACATTGCCGAGGAGCTGGCCGGCGGGAATGCGCCCCACAGCATGCAGGTGCTCAGCCACGCCACCATCAGCGCCAGCGCCCGCGCGGCCTCCCTGTTCGCCGCCGATCCGGGCTTGAAACTCTTGCGCGTGGTGATCCGGCATTTGCGGGGCGAGGAGCCGTTGCTGATCGAGGACCGGCTGATTGATCCGGCGCTGGCCAAAGGTGCCGCCGAGGCCGATTTCGCGCGCACCACCACCTACGCCTTCCTGACCCGCGCCGCGCCGCTGCAGGACATTGAGCACACTGTGCGCGCCATCAATGCCGGACCGGTCCTGGCGCGCCAGCTGTCCTTGCCGCCGGGCGCAGCCTGTCTGGAAATCCGCCGGCGCACCTGGTCGGCGGGGCGCGTCGCGTCGGCGGCCCGCCTGACCTATGCCGGCGAACGCTATGAGCTGACCGGCCATCCCGCCCGCCCGTCCGAGGGAGATCTGCCATGA
- the hutI gene encoding imidazolonepropionase has protein sequence MSRTLFHACHAATLDPALPGVWGAIEDACVLAENGRIAWIGPEADLPAERAEGAARVDLDGRWITPALVDCHTHLVFAGDRSGEFEQRLSGASYEEIARAGGGIRSTVAATRAASLKMLVQTAEARIRLLMRSGVGSVEIKSGYGLDLNTERAMLLAAGEAARRAGVRLRRTFLGLHAIPPEYEDRRADYVRLMADEVLPALHAEGLVDAVDAFCDTIGFTLQETNTMLEAAIALGLPVRLHAEQLSDQGGAALAAHHRALSADHLEYLSEDSARAMADAGTVAVLLPGAFYALKETRLPPMDLLRELNIPIALATDLNPGSSPLVSAPLAMNMGCTLFGLTPAEALAGMTRHGAAAMGVDHECGMLREGLAADIAVWDVPQPAAIAYWIGLPGPERLILAGEALQP, from the coding sequence ATGTCCCGCACCCTGTTTCACGCCTGCCACGCCGCCACCCTGGACCCGGCCCTGCCGGGCGTCTGGGGCGCGATCGAGGATGCCTGCGTACTGGCTGAAAACGGCCGCATCGCCTGGATCGGGCCCGAAGCGGACTTGCCTGCGGAGCGGGCCGAAGGCGCCGCCCGCGTGGATCTCGATGGACGCTGGATCACGCCGGCCCTGGTCGATTGCCACACCCATCTGGTGTTTGCCGGCGACCGCTCGGGCGAGTTTGAGCAGCGCCTGTCCGGGGCGAGCTATGAAGAGATCGCCCGCGCCGGCGGCGGCATACGTTCAACCGTCGCCGCGACGCGCGCCGCCAGCCTGAAGATGCTGGTGCAGACGGCTGAAGCGCGCATCCGCCTGCTCATGCGCAGCGGCGTGGGCAGTGTGGAGATCAAGTCGGGCTATGGCCTGGACCTCAACACCGAACGCGCCATGCTGCTGGCGGCGGGTGAGGCCGCCCGGCGCGCCGGGGTCCGGCTGCGGCGGACGTTTCTGGGCCTCCACGCCATCCCCCCGGAGTATGAGGACCGCCGCGCCGATTATGTGCGCCTCATGGCGGACGAGGTGCTGCCCGCCCTCCACGCCGAAGGCCTGGTCGATGCCGTGGATGCGTTCTGCGACACGATCGGCTTCACGCTGCAAGAGACCAACACCATGCTGGAGGCCGCGATTGCGCTGGGTCTGCCGGTCCGTCTCCATGCGGAGCAATTGTCCGATCAGGGCGGCGCGGCGCTGGCCGCGCATCATCGCGCGCTGTCAGCGGACCATCTGGAATACCTGTCTGAAGACAGCGCCCGCGCCATGGCCGATGCCGGGACCGTGGCCGTGCTGCTGCCTGGCGCCTTTTATGCGCTGAAGGAAACGCGCCTGCCGCCCATGGACCTCCTGCGCGAGCTGAACATCCCCATCGCCCTCGCCACCGATCTCAATCCCGGCTCTTCGCCGCTGGTATCGGCGCCGCTGGCCATGAATATGGGCTGCACCCTGTTCGGCCTGACGCCGGCCGAAGCGCTGGCGGGCATGACACGGCACGGTGCGGCCGCCATGGGCGTGGATCACGAGTGCGGCATGCTGCGCGAAGGCCTCGCCGCCGACATCGCCGTCTGGGACGTGCCGCAGCCGGCCGCCATCGCCTACTGGATCGGTCTTCCCGGTCCGGAGCGGCTGATCCTGGCGGGCGAGGCGCTGCAGCCATGA
- a CDS encoding urocanate hydratase, with protein sequence MTRTNIRDIRPRTGPERTAKTWAAEAAIRMLMNNLHPDVAERPEDLVVYGGIGKAARDWASYDAIVATLERLEPDETLLVQSGKPVGVVRTHEDAPRVLIANSNLVPRWANWEHFRELDRKGLMMYGQMTAGSWIYIGSQGIVQGTYETFAEAGRQHYGGDLTGRWILTAGLGGMGGAQPLAAVMAGASCLAVECDPDRIAFRLRTRYVDEAADNLDDALARIADWTAKGEAKSVAVEGNAADIFPELVRRGVRPDLVTDQTSAHDPVNGYLPAGWTLAQWRDTAARDPESVADAARASMRTQVEAMAAFAKSGIPTVDYGNNIRQMAHDAGFADAFCFPGFVPAYIRPLFCRGVGPFRWAALSGDPADIAATDAKVKELIPDDRRLHQWLDMAAKRIAFQGLPARICWVGLGQRHRLGLAFNEMVASGALKAPVVIGRDHLDSGSVASPNRETEAMMDGSDAVSDWPLLNALVNTASGASWVSLHHGGGVGMGYSQHAGMVIVADGTPEAARRLERVLWNDPATGVMRHADAGYEIARACAREQGLDLPMMEPR encoded by the coding sequence ATGACCCGCACCAATATCCGCGACATCCGCCCGCGCACCGGGCCGGAACGCACGGCGAAGACCTGGGCCGCCGAAGCTGCGATCCGTATGCTGATGAATAATCTGCATCCCGACGTGGCCGAGCGCCCCGAGGATTTGGTGGTCTATGGCGGTATCGGCAAGGCGGCACGCGACTGGGCCTCCTATGACGCCATTGTCGCCACGCTGGAGCGGCTGGAGCCGGACGAGACGCTGCTGGTCCAGTCGGGCAAGCCGGTGGGCGTGGTGCGCACCCATGAAGATGCGCCGCGCGTGCTGATCGCCAACTCCAACCTGGTGCCGCGCTGGGCCAATTGGGAGCATTTCCGCGAGCTCGACCGCAAGGGGCTGATGATGTACGGCCAGATGACCGCGGGCTCGTGGATCTATATCGGCTCACAAGGGATTGTTCAGGGGACGTACGAAACCTTCGCCGAGGCCGGGCGCCAGCATTATGGCGGCGACCTGACCGGCCGCTGGATATTGACCGCAGGGCTTGGCGGCATGGGCGGTGCCCAGCCGCTGGCCGCGGTGATGGCGGGGGCGTCATGCCTCGCTGTGGAGTGCGACCCCGACCGCATCGCCTTCCGCCTGCGCACCCGATATGTGGACGAGGCAGCGGACAATCTCGATGACGCGCTGGCGCGCATTGCGGACTGGACCGCGAAGGGCGAAGCCAAGTCTGTCGCCGTCGAGGGCAATGCCGCCGATATCTTCCCTGAACTGGTCAGGCGCGGCGTGCGTCCTGACCTCGTCACCGACCAGACCTCGGCCCATGATCCGGTCAACGGCTATCTGCCCGCCGGGTGGACGCTGGCCCAGTGGCGTGACACCGCTGCGCGTGATCCCGAATCCGTGGCCGACGCAGCCCGCGCCTCCATGCGCACCCAGGTCGAGGCCATGGCGGCGTTTGCCAAGTCCGGCATCCCGACGGTGGATTACGGCAATAATATCCGCCAGATGGCCCACGACGCGGGCTTTGCCGATGCGTTCTGCTTCCCCGGCTTTGTGCCCGCCTATATCCGCCCGCTTTTCTGCCGCGGCGTCGGCCCGTTCCGTTGGGCGGCACTGTCAGGTGACCCGGCCGACATTGCCGCCACCGACGCGAAGGTGAAGGAGCTGATTCCGGACGACCGGCGCCTGCATCAATGGCTCGACATGGCCGCGAAGCGGATTGCGTTTCAGGGCCTGCCCGCGCGCATCTGCTGGGTGGGTCTGGGGCAGCGTCACCGTCTGGGCCTCGCCTTCAACGAGATGGTGGCCTCGGGCGCGCTGAAAGCCCCCGTCGTGATCGGCCGCGACCATCTCGATTCGGGATCGGTGGCCAGCCCCAACCGGGAGACCGAGGCGATGATGGACGGATCGGACGCCGTGTCCGACTGGCCGCTCCTCAATGCGCTGGTCAATACCGCATCGGGGGCCAGCTGGGTCTCCCTCCACCATGGCGGCGGGGTCGGCATGGGCTATTCCCAGCATGCCGGCATGGTGATCGTGGCCGACGGCACGCCTGAGGCTGCGCGCCGGCTGGAGCGGGTGTTGTGGAATGATCCGGCCACCGGCGTCATGCGCCACGCCGATGCCGGATACGAGATCGCCAGGGCCTGCGCCCGCGAGCAAGGCCTGGACCTGCCCATGATGGAGCCGCGCTGA